The segment CCGACTTGTGTCGCCGGAAGCTCCGGGGCGGCACAAAATGGAACCGACCGGAACGCCTTGCAGCTGGAAGCGCTCTCTCTGAACGGCGGTGTACATTTCTGACCCCATCATTGCCATCTGTCATAATATTCATGCACATGCGGAAAGCACACAGTTCTTTCCACGTACAGTTAAATTATAGCATGAGCCGGGCGTTTGTCAACGGGTTTGGACAAAATTTTCAGTCTGCTGTGCTTGACGCAGCGTGCCTGTTCCGCTACAATAAAAATATTGAAAGCACATTCTTATTTTATAATAGAGAGGAATATTCCGTGAAGATTTTAAAAGTAAAGTGTCTTGCCCCCACCCGGCTGGACAACTATCTGACCCAGCAGTACCCCGCCCTGACCCCGGGCCGCCTGAACAAGGCCCTGCGGGAGAACAAGATCAAGCTGAACGGCAAAAAGCAGCCGCTTTCCACCCGCGTGATGGCCGGTGACGAGATCAAGCTGTTCATTCTGGATGAAGTTCTGGATGCGGACCGCCGTGTGGAAGGCCCGGCGTGGAAGAACGCCCGCGGCCCGGCACAGGTGGTGTATGACTGCCCGCAGATCATCATTGTGAACAAGCCCGCCGGTCTTGCCGTGGACGGCCCGGAGGACGACACGCTGCTGAACCGCACCCTGCTCTACCTGAACCAGCAGGGCGAGTACAAGGAGAACGACCTGTACACTCCGGCGCTGTGCCACCGGCTGGACACCGGCACCAGCGGCCTTGTCATCGTTGCCAAGACCCCGGAGGCCGAAGAGCTGTTCCTTGCAGCCATCAAGAACCGCGAAGTGAAAAAGACCTACCTCTGCGTCACCTTCGGCCGTCCGACCCCGCCGGATGCCACTCTGGGCGGCTATCTGCTTAAGGACGCCGACCGCGGCATCGTGAAGATCGTGGAGGACAAGCAGCCCGGTGCCAGGGACGTGGAGACCCGGTACGAGACCATCGCCGTCTCCGGTCGTCTGGCCCTGCTGAAAGTGCAGCTGATCACCGGCCGCACCCATCAGATCCGCGCCCACATGGCCAGCATCGGCTGTCCCATTCTGGGCGACAGCAAATACGGCAACAACACCGCCAACCGTGAGCTGAAACTCAAGTATCAGGCCCTGTGCGCATGGGAACTGACTATGCCCCACTTCAACCAGCCGGACTTTGCCTTCCTCAGCGGCAAGACCTTCCACGCCCCCAAACCATGGTATTACAATCAGGTGCTGGACGGCACGCTGAAATAAGCCCTTTGCACCAAAAAAGATGACCCGGAGCGGCAGGCCCCGGGTCATCTTTTTGTTTTGCGTTTTAGTGGAAGAGGCTTTCAAGCCAGCCCAACGTGGACTCGGTCGCACTGGTAAACGAATCCTGAACTTCCTGAATGCTGTCCAGCAGCTTGGCACCCTCGGTATCTTTTACCGACCAGTAGGTTCCGGTGCTTGCAGAACCATCCGAAACCGTAAAGTCGCTGGTGAAGCAGAGGTTATCGCCATTGGAGTCGGTCACGATCACCATGTAAGTGTAGCTGCCTGCAGGCAGTTCGCCAAAACGAATCTCGCTGTCCAGCGTCTTGAAGGAAAAGCCTGC is part of the Faecalibacterium sp. HTF-F genome and harbors:
- a CDS encoding RluA family pseudouridine synthase, translating into MKILKVKCLAPTRLDNYLTQQYPALTPGRLNKALRENKIKLNGKKQPLSTRVMAGDEIKLFILDEVLDADRRVEGPAWKNARGPAQVVYDCPQIIIVNKPAGLAVDGPEDDTLLNRTLLYLNQQGEYKENDLYTPALCHRLDTGTSGLVIVAKTPEAEELFLAAIKNREVKKTYLCVTFGRPTPPDATLGGYLLKDADRGIVKIVEDKQPGARDVETRYETIAVSGRLALLKVQLITGRTHQIRAHMASIGCPILGDSKYGNNTANRELKLKYQALCAWELTMPHFNQPDFAFLSGKTFHAPKPWYYNQVLDGTLK